The genomic DNA AGCCATTTTCTGTTGCTCAGCCTAAATacagaaaaacataaaaatatctaaaataccCGAAAAGAGACAAAGCGCTAATCTACCAAATATAATTCAAACCTTTTCCACAACAAATCTAGCTCGTTCTGCTTCTTGCTGGGCGACTTGTTTTGCTTCGACAGCGTGTGTAAATTCTCTTCCGAAGGTTAAATGTGTCAGTGATACATCATCAAGAATCATACCGAATGCATCAGCCCTCTCAGCGAGATCTTCACTGACCTGATAATTTATGTGTAGTTAGTTATTACTATAATAGAAGCAAACATAACTATACCACCGCAAAACAAGCTACAGGATATAATATCTTTTAAGTGGATGAACTTTACTTGTTAATATCTGTAacttgaattgaattttttggcTTATTTAAAACTATCATTTAATAAAAGCGTTTACAAAGGCCATATGCATTGGTATTTGAATCAGTTCACTTTCCTTTTTCAAACTATTTCATTATAAACATTTTCAATAGAGTATTATTTGCATAGTCAAAGTTAACAATGAGAGGCATATACAGTCCTACAATGTAAAAATATCAGTTCCAAATTTAAAAAGACTGTGTAGTGGTATAATTTTAACAATCACAAAGTAACATGGCGATTTATACGACGATTTGGAAGTCAATGGCTGAAAGTACAAATATATTATTAGACCAAACCAGGGTAACTGAACTTCCTACTCTTCAAAGGCGACTATAGAAAATTGCAAATGGTAATCAAATACACCATACCTGTCGTGAAACGATTTCTCTCTGCGTAATAAGCTCGCTGGCATCAAATCTAGCAACTACTGCCTTTAAAACTTCATTTGTGATTGAAGGTAAAATTCTTTCGTCATAATCTTCACCGACGGTTGTGAATATATTCGGCAACATTGATGGCTTTGGACGAAATAAAATACGCAATGTGATATTGACATTTtgtaaatctgaaaaataaatgaaaatgataaaagtattgattataattattatCTGGTAAATTTGATCTAGAACAGAACATGGATGCTATATAAAAGAACCTGGAAATGAGAATTGTCATGTTGTAGAATGCATAAGATTTGCAGACCCAGATTTTGATGATGTAATCTAACCAAATTATGAAATGAAagatttttgattgaaattcaaGTTTCTCTCAGTCaaagataaaatgaattaattttatatgaTACCTTTTGAACCTGTCACCACCGGTATATTTCTTGGTCTGGcttttatatcaaaaataataggTTTTTGAATGACTGGAATAAGAAAGTGTGTTCCCTCTCCTGTCACAGTCTCTTTCACACCCGAAAATCTATCAAATATAACTGCTCTGCATCCAGCATCAACTGAAAATATAGATGAATTCACatatgttattaaattatagAAAAAACAGGATACAGGGATATGACAAGAGAAATTTCCTGTTCCAGTAGTCTAACTAGTCAGCTTTTTTCATCATGACTCAAAAGTCTAATTCAGTTTTACAACTGTGAGATAAAAACTTTCAATCAACGTTTCAAAAATTCTTCATAATGTACCAGTACCTTTTCACGCTGTCATACAGATACAGTCATAGGCCTGCATGTAACAATCAACATACCCACCATTATAAAGAGCCGAGTTCACAACGCTTCCAGCTACAGCGAGACCAACACCAAATTTCGCAAGCCTTGAAAACAAAACCTCCATCTTCTAAATGTCTAGTCGAGTCAGAAATCAGCAATAACTTGAAAAAGTTGAGGTATTCGACAATGCGATTGCACCAGATCACGTGTGAATCGCATTGGTGCAGATCGGAAAAATTGCGGTGGTTGCAGAGTCATACATGAGCTTCAAATCCGGTTTCTatctcaatgtttttttatttcttccgTGTGCcattttttatgtaaataatTGAATAGAAATTTGTTTTTGGCATATTATATCACCAGTAATTAATAAATTCACGCGCCCTACATGTTGTTCTACTCAAGCCACCTGAATATTTTGAACGAATTCAATTTGTTCCTTGTATGCGCCCGTCGGGCGAATGTTTCAAGGGTATCAACGTCATTCAGCTATTCCTACGCACAACTGTTATTCTTTTATTAGTGTTTTAGCTAAACTCAATAATGATATGACATTCCTAGGTTTAAGCAGTGCCTTAAAAACAATATGGTATTTTACATTTACGATGACGTTTACAACAAAAACAATAACGTATATTctcgaaaaaaataaaaatgacacaattaaatacaagagagtgttgctcaaatatatggaaataaAAAGGCTAAAACAACAAAGTGCGGGtgtgcaatctgtcacagtatacTAGCGCTAcgaggtgcgcaatttttaattgtggtgacgtcatagcacacaaaaacaaatctcatagagctcacagaattttttgaatttaataaaaGTAATTACCTTCTAGTGCAAACTACAGTCTTTAGGTGCTGAAAATTTGTAAGCAATTAGTTCAGTAAGTAacaagaaaagcgattttttcataacaataaaaatcCTAACAAGGAAATCAACAAGAGCAACCACAACAACATaattaataacaaaacgattcatatgtacacttcgcGTCCAAAAATCAAGTTggcgaaaaaaaaacttttcgaACTACAATGAACAGCAGAGTGCGTATGAAACCTGGTAAATCAATCATGCTGATCGGAATAACTTGACTCTAGtttcgaaaataaaatgaaaacgccaatgaatatgaatgaatgaatatattGCCTCAGCTTTTGTGGTTGCGATTGGGGATACAAGTTTCGAATATcttattttcgaatcgaatcagaatgttccgattcgaatatttaatATACCATCAGTTTACCGTTAACTCTCTTTAAATTTAGAATAGCTACAGTATTAATTCTgcttgaataatattattgaactaGAAATTGAATAATGTTagtagaaaaaaatttaatgaatgaatgaaatatatatattagggcTGGAAAAATTTGTTTTCGTTACATAGAGCTTACTTAGTTACATACTTAGTtacatatttgtttttattacatAAACTTTTGTATGCAAAATATTCCGGACGTATAGTGTTCGTTTTCTTCTAAATTTAACCTTCAAAAATCATCTGAATAAGAAACGCTAGTGTTCCGATACCGTTTGCGCCATGATTTCGAAAGGAGTAATGATTACGAAGAGCACATCACATTGTATAACTTGTAAAATTTCATAGCATTTTAAGTAGTCAAACAAAATTGGGCTAAACTATTGCTTTAGTTTAGACCCATATCAAATATAACAACCCAAGGATTGTTACGAATCGGGAAGATCTGTAACCAGCACACGGAAAATAAACGAAAATACGCCTTTAATCGATCTTGTGACAACGTCGCTGCGTTATGCAATCGCCTCGTGTTGTCTGAATCGATAGATATTCTTTTTAATAGAATCAAGTCGTCTTCCCTGAAATTGCTTCGATTCGTGTTGATTCGAATCGCTTCGGAATCTCTCTAAATGCTCGCTCAATAATGTACtctttcattaattttttcatatcgttCGACGTTTTCGAAATGCCGAAAAATGCTTAACAATTAGTGTTAGCATCATTCGCGCCTTTTATGGTTGTTCGATTTCCTCTGCTGCCTTACATGGTTTCGCTTGGTTCTtcgtcatatttatatattatgctATATATATTCATCATTGTTCGGGTACTTTCCAATTTTACATATTACAATTTTACATATtgcttatttcaaaattttcgtaAATAGCTGCTTCATTCAAattcatatactgtatatgtatGTTGTATTTAATTGACAAGAAATGTTTTGACTCATAAAGGCATTAATAATTTGATACATGCTTGGCTTTgtaatgcaataaaaaataactaAACTGCAAAACCGAAACACTTGTCACATCACTTATTGTTGATCTAATTGTCTCAATATAAACAGATGAATCAGTATTATATTGAAACTCATTGACATAATTTTTTCAGTTTGCATCAAATGCTGGTGCTGGTTATGCACTATCCATAACGTGCGGTTAGAGACAGATTTGATTGCAGGACGAAATTACTGGAATAATGGTTATGAGGTAGTAGAAATTATTCTGTCAGGCATATCTCAAAGTGTTTATAGGTTGTGATAGTATATCTTAATGCGATAATGTACAACCACTATATACAAATCTTTTGGTGAATGGATAGTTTATAGCATGCTTTTAAAGTATAACAGTGTAGGCTATTTTACATGTGCAATATGGACATTAGGCGTAATAGCCCacgcataaaaatatatatggtcttttcaaaaaaattgtgacGAGGTTCAGTCagtacctgaaaaaaaaaaacgtactaGGTATTatgatatattatttaattcacTTTCCAATTTCCAGAGCTTAATTTTCTAGAATTTAGGGTTTTTGTGCAAGTCGACGTCAAATGACTATTATTATTCGATTATCATAGACTTCggtgagcttattgtgtttgaatgataataatcgaaaataattttattctaccACAGGGTGGGATTGATgctgatttaaatatatatgcatCATTTAGCGCAGGACTAGatcaaagttttatataaaaaaaagtttaaattagagcatttatttaatataaagaaaattCTGTTTGCTCCCTTCCGTTTATCATTCCGATTTTTGAGGCCATATTTATTTCGAAATGTTAAGTTCGGTGCAAATTATATTGAATTGCATTTGTATGCTTCCTTTTTAGGGGATAATggaaaataactattatgacTACAACGGGTTCGGAAGTGACCACAAACACGACTTTGACTATGCAGACATTACTACAAGTATGGGAATGATCTTtacaatattaatatatgtaaCGTCATAATACGTGACAGAGATAAATTGTTGACTGcagtttcaaataaataaaattagagATTTGTATCTTTATGGTATCATAAAAAATGTGTCTGAAAAATATTGCAAGACAATATGCTTCTTCCTCTACTTCTTttgtaaaattgaatttgaacttaaaaaagttaaattattACGACTACTTTGCACTTTAAAAACaaccattcaaaaataaaattttttgaagaCCTATTTAATTACTATTGTAGTATAAATACCTCGTAAATTCAGAACAGCGTCTTACTCGTTCTTAGTTCACATCAAAAATTAGCATGCAGGAGATGTGGTGGCTGGGCGATTCTCATTTCGAGAAGTATTGACCAtaccaaaatataaaagcatTATTTTATACTGACTTTACCAAAAGACTAGGGTTTCTGACGTTTAAATTCATTAAGTCTCCTGATTGATTATCTCTGCCAAGTTAACAAACCTTTGTTCAACCAAATCTTGAAAATTTGAACCTCTGTTGCCTGGACGAGAGGACCAGGTAGACAATAATCGATTTTAAGCCCACTTGTTCATTTCATTCCTGATATATTACGACTGATTTAACTAATTCAGGCTATATTTCAAAATAGTTCCAATCCTATGAAGTGCTAATACTGGTTTATGTATAATTGACTATTTTCTCTGTAGCCCCATCATATTTTGAAGAGGATACTACATCGCATGATGCTGTAACATATGTACCGAAATTTACAAGTAACAGGTTTTTGGATGTTGGCGAATTCAATATCAAAAGTGGATCGAACTACGGAGAACAAATGGGAAATACTTCTGGTAATGACATTAACTACGTTAGTAATATAACGTCATCTGCTCCGCATGCAGTATTTTCTCATGAACTACACCTTCAGTGGGTTTTgagtgaaattttttcatatacaTTGCTGTTTCTTAACTGCTACGTggtgttttgttttattgtctACCATATACGCAAGCGTGGTACGGCGACCCGGAATTCctatttcttttcaaaaaagaGTGGTGCCCTATATTCCATGGCTTTGAACACATTAACTATTTTATCTGCAGTTATTACGGCAGTCCGTGTACTGCTTAACCTGGACACAATATGGGGCCGGAGCTCCGAAATGGCATGTTTGCATTTGAAAAAACCAAAGATATTTGTGGGATTTTTAGTTTACTTAACTGTGTATATGAGTTTCTGGGTGCGACAAAGGATATTTTACAGCAGCCCCCAGCTGAATCATTTGAGCAACAAAGCGACTCGTTTTTTAAGCAAGTGGATACTGTTAGTGTTGGTTTTGGGTTATCTTGCAAACTTGGTTTACTTTATGGTGGAAGGGGATTCACATTACAAACCTCTGCCTCCAAATGGTTGTTCTGTGTCTTCTGATGCTATACCTTGGTACCTTTTGGCTGCTAATACAGTTATCATGCAATTTACGTTGCTTGCACTTCTAACATATCCGATGTTAAAGCGGAATAAGGCCAGACAAGGTGGCGAACCTAATAATAGGTTGATAAGACTAGTAAGGAAAGTATTAATGGCTGCCATTTTTGCTGTTGTCTGCTGTATATCATctctttttattatattgtttatatCTACACCGATAGACGAAAAGTCACTTTTCATTGTAGATGTGAATTTAACTATTTTAGTTTTTACAGTTGTTATTATGTTCTCAGATTGGCGCGTTAGACTTTTTCCGTTTCGTAAAAAATTTCGCGGAAAGTCTAACAAGAAATCTGGCATCAATTGATACCATAAATACCGCCACAAAGCGTTTGGTTTacttattattggacacgtagtggacataacgatcgttttaaaattttgttgttattggacacgtttagtggccataacgatcgtttcaatattatgttgttgttgttgttcttgttctttgacacgtttttaaaaaatcgcttttctcttcgaatactggaccaattgctttgaaattttcagtggttaaagattaatttcttcgctagaaggctattacttttatttatttcaaaattttgcgtgaattctatgaaatttgatatttcgtctaaaattttgctgtattattttttatccatgggaacacggattttagtcagtgtcatgactggctgtacgttttgattctgcaaaattcttgctactggaaattcagaacttttttgagggtaccggtagcgtcaaaggtaccggtaaagactgattcgctctggtctaacgtgtccatatatttgtgcgtagctctcttgttattattgttattatttgtctccatcaacacgttttgaagaaatcgcttttctcttcgaacactggaccaattgctctaaaattttcagtggttgaaaaatattctccagaaggctattactttttttttcgctatgacgtcatcaaaattatgtgactctacgtgttcatatatttgagcatagctctcttgttttccttcggcttcaaattttattaactgaagtttttaatgaaatattttaaactgcTGCATGAAATTACTTATCctttttttctttaataaactcaaaattttaatgaaatttgtcTATACTTAGAAATTTACCCCTCAGCATGAGATTCACATGTCACAAACGCATTGGTAGTCTTACCGTCGATCGAAACCTCACAGGGACTATCAATAGGgttatcaaatttttatattatcatCGAGAGTTTATGCgctgtctgtctaaatatcggtttcagttcGAAAATTGGAAAGGAATTTACGTTAACGTTGTGCACCCTTTTGGATACGGGGCTTACACGCAAGAATTTGTAGCAGTTATCCGCTAACAAACAAAACCACGCATCCACCTTCAGTAAATAGGCTATCGatacgctacacagcaacaacagtatcgaGACAATGCTAATGGGTAacgttcgtgtattatgctgactggctgaacgccaaagcggaaCATTTGGCTGaccggtcgggacgccgggacaagacgttgaaaatgggactgtcccgcctaaaacggAACGCATGGTAGGCCTAATTTTTTCTAATGTTTTTCGTTCATTTCAGGTAACTGATAAAATTACagtcaatataatattttcatttgccAGCACATAATATGATTGATATCTGTGGTGCAAAGCGTCAACATACTTTGTCTAGAAATACCATTCGATGTTGCCTCCTTTCAAGTAACTAATTTCCCAGTATTTTTTAGTCTGATTTTCTTTGATGAACGTTAGCCTATTTATCCTCTTCTTAGTTCTAAGCTGAATATGTTAGACCAAGCAGTGGGAAATTTCATTCAATTAGAGCAGGAGTCGGCAAACTTATGTCGCTCGcgagccaaaattaaaggttgcaagtcattggcgggccgcacatatttttagaaaggtaAAAACCGAAAGGATGGCCGATGAATCAAATTTTTCCACGCATATCAGAagatattttctgcgccattaaaccatttgcactcaacGTCAACTTTTCGCCGcatagtttgccgacccctgaacTAGAGTAACAAAATTCTGTTCTGAATTCCAAAATTCTGACTTTGAATCCGTGGAGTAGAGATATCCGACACATGAAATTCGAAACTGAAGGTGTCAACAAAAATTGCTTGAGTTTTACAACGCGGAACTTCGAATATTGTTGACCAAAATTACCAAATGACTTGTCGCTAgtatattgtaaaaaataatattacacAGCAAATATAACTCCCCCGAGTAGCGTTAACTTTTTGCATTAGAAAAGaacatacaaataaatttaaaatggcatatatatatttaaaggaACTTTCAAAGAAACTTGGTCAAacgaatatattttatatcgaataaaacatttcacagTTACACAGTGATTTCAGGTAGACAGAGTGAGTATATGCATTCCATCGTaataactgtcttaccaaatgaaCATTCATAACCTCAATATTCGCCTTAGTAATGCTCTAACATTGCTGGGTTGGCGCGTTGTATCAGTGCCCAAACATAATATTACCAATTAGAGGCTGAAATGTTAAGCTTTAAAGACTGAAAATGGCCGAGTTTGTATTTCCAACATTTTAGTATAGAcgttcttttttttcaattttttttatagtcaTAATACCCAGGGCAGGGCAACTCAAGTCTACTTTCTCAGCTATGAGTGGAAAAAAAGGTTTTTGGGTTGGCATCTGCCTTTTATGTCAGGTAAATAAATAAGATATGCTTCTACCGTTTTCCcaaaaaataagacctagcctggattttaaaaatgattttaataaaagCCCTCGCATAAAATAGGACCTAgtcgttttttttaaataagaaattgttatttataagtaaatggatatcggtttcatattttgtatatttgaaaatctcgtaatttttaacattgtaattttgttttgaataaatgaaaattaaagacatagcccaaaataagcccttgtgttatttttcgaatgGAAATTGGGAAAACGCGGTAGAGCTAGGTACTAAATCGTCAATTTTGACATACTATAAAAAAGGGAAGAATAACCTAAAGGAAAAAAAACTGAGCTTCTATATCGCGTTGACTCggaaatgaattgaaataataataataaatgtatgtaataaatatatatgtatattgagaAAATGAAGTGGTATAATTTATACCAATCTATATCAATGCTGGACAAATTCTCCATATGTCATTTGTCAAGTTACGATTGCCTCTCCATTCAATATTGACGTTCAATACCATTGCGTGATTGTGTTAGTACGAACTTGTCTTACTTGTATTTAAATGTGATAACGATTGCAACATTTCAGCAATTAGTGTTAATCACTGATGTGTATCGATAATGCAATCGCAATATCACGATAATGCAACGTAACAGTTAATCCTCGTCCTCACTTAATGAAAGACCTAGCTTTTTACACAAAACTCTTACAGtacacaaatataaaaacacaataaaaaatacgACAGGAATCGCAGCTGCAAAAAGTACTATCCCCAAAAACATGGATACTGCTACAAAAAATGGTTGATTCGGACATATTAAATCCCGTTCAGGAACACTTAAAAACTGTTTTCCAACGACAGCACTGTGCCTGTTGAACGGCGTCGTACAAAAAGATCCTGTTGTGGCGACGTCGCTCGCGTATGCCCCGTCGTGTGTTAAATAGTTTTTAAGTATTGCGTCATCAGCAATATTCCTCGGAAGGTCATACAGATTTGCGTCTAACGTGAGGTTACGTACGTTTATAAACCACACAAGAGGTAAAATAAGACAATCACAATTTATAGGATTTCCAAATAGCCACATCGCTTCTAAATTCGGGGCATAGAGTGGATCGACATGAACAGTATCACTCGTGACAGACGATGTAAAACTGACTGACAGTGGTGAAATTGAGGGTGTTCCAAATTCCAAAGTCTTCAGAGCACATCCGTACAAGAATAGAAATCGTAACTTTgtcaaattgacaaaaatatccTTTGGTAATGTTCTGAGAAACGGGTTtctgcaataaaaatattaatagaagcatgaataaaattatggactatgattttgaaaataacaagaaagcaacgctcaaatatatggacacgttaaccagagcgaagcaattcttacctttgacgccaccggtaccctcaaaaaaatttCCGAGTTTCGCATAGCAAAAATTTACAGAATccaaccggacagccagtgttcccatggataaaataatacagcgaaattttggacgaaatatcagatttcatatggaatttagaaatgaataaaagtaatagccttctggaaaaaaaatcaatctttaaccactgaaaatttcaaagcaattggtctagtattcgaagagaaaagcgattttttaatgaagaccatgacgaataacaagaacaaaacgtaatattgaaacgatcgttttgtccactgacgtgtccaatgaATAAACATTACTAATAACAAGGTTTAACTTACCTATTGAGAAATAGATATTCCAAATTGTCAGCACCAGCAAACGTATCAGAATTGAGGAAATGAATCGCATTATTCGATAAATCCAGAACTTCCAATACAGACATCGTCTGAAAAGCGTTTGGAACAATTTCTCGAAGTCCGTTTCGACTGAAATTTAACATTTCAATATTTGGTAGATTATGTAGTTTTTGGGCATCTGTGATGGTGAGGTTTAAAATACGATTCTCTCCCAGTTCTAGAAGTGTTAGAGTAGCTGGAATTCCTCCGGGTAACACGGTAAGCTTGTTTCCAGTCAGCCTGAATGAAAGGAAATGTATTAATAAACAGTTTAATTGTTATTATCGCCATCTTTATTTAATGTGTCTGAGTTTTTGTAACTTTACTGGTGAAAAGATAGTTAATTAGATAAACTTCTTTATATCGTAAGATTGGAAATATTAAAGAGAAAAAGTGACAAAAAAACGTACACGCTGTGATTCGTGAAGAATTATTAGGAAAAAAGTGACAGTTAGTAATGCAAAACAATAGTGACACTAGATTAAATTACAGTCACTTCAAAGAAATCTGTATAAGCTAATTGTAattagtataatatatatgtaccgGTATATGAGATCTGATCAGTTTAAAGTTAACGTGTTTGATGCAAAGCAATTTCATTATGA from Styela clava chromosome 12, kaStyClav1.hap1.2, whole genome shotgun sequence includes the following:
- the LOC120330131 gene encoding prohibitin 1-like encodes the protein MEVLFSRLAKFGVGLAVAGSVVNSALYNVDAGCRAVIFDRFSGVKETVTGEGTHFLIPVIQKPIIFDIKARPRNIPVVTGSKDLQNVNITLRILFRPKPSMLPNIFTTVGEDYDERILPSITNEVLKAVVARFDASELITQREIVSRQVSEDLAERADAFGMILDDVSLTHLTFGREFTHAVEAKQVAQQEAERARFVVEKAEQQKMAAVTTAEGDAKAAQLIAKAIAEAGEGLIELRKLEAAEEIAQVISHSKNVSYLPSNQQVLLALPAQQ
- the LOC120330096 gene encoding uncharacterized protein LOC120330096; translated protein: MENNYYDYNGFGSDHKHDFDYADITTTPSYFEEDTTSHDAVTYVPKFTSNRFLDVGEFNIKSGSNYGEQMGNTSGNDINYVSNITSSAPHAVFSHELHLQWVLSEIFSYTLLFLNCYVVFCFIVYHIRKRGTATRNSYFFSKKSGALYSMALNTLTILSAVITAVRVLLNLDTIWGRSSEMACLHLKKPKIFVGFLVYLTVYMSFWVRQRIFYSSPQLNHLSNKATRFLSKWILLVLVLGYLANLVYFMVEGDSHYKPLPPNGCSVSSDAIPWYLLAANTVIMQFTLLALLTYPMLKRNKARQGGEPNNRLIRLVRKVLMAAIFAVVCCISSLFIILFISTPIDEKSLFIVDVNLTILVFTVVIMFSDWRVRLFPFRKKFRGKSNKKSGIN
- the LOC120330176 gene encoding podocan-like encodes the protein MMKCSSIKFCQKSKCIISWKIPVFIDVVLLTTTFLLSAGSSCGYSCYEVCTCNIYFGSEIDCKATGMVRLPNLISYQQAARTTVLDFGWNDLTFLPDKAFSNLPLLQRVLFNSNYLDFVHQGIFNSSGIDYSPVQYVDFSDNHIYMIPQCFQQMNEYSTKLDNLTDLNLGRNEIGPNIEEYAFNGVRFLESLDLSHNSIQTTEPRTFKYMRYLNYLDLRFNYIESLPSSLFGRSSGLKTLRLTGNKLTVLPGGIPATLTLLELGENRILNLTITDAQKLHNLPNIEMLNFSRNGLREIVPNAFQTMSVLEVLDLSNNAIHFLNSDTFAGADNLEYLFLNRNPFLRTLPKDIFVNLTKLRFLFLYGCALKTLEFGTPSISPLSVSFTSSVTSDTVHVDPLYAPNLEAMWLFGNPINCDCLILPLVWFINVRNLTLDANLYDLPRNIADDAILKNYLTHDGAYASDVATTGSFCTTPFNRHSAVVGKQFLSVPERDLICPNQPFFVAVSMFLGIVLFAAAIPVVFFIVFLYLCTVRVLCKKLGLSLSEDED